The following coding sequences lie in one Nerophis lumbriciformis linkage group LG02, RoL_Nlum_v2.1, whole genome shotgun sequence genomic window:
- the LOC133621293 gene encoding uncharacterized protein gives MFEPNQELDPSKFPTRQPVHKSAMPGVALQALAAKFNCEVRASITEVSLEDVDRTSFFCHEHEQHAKESDARPKPSIATLGSLNARHRLPNQTTHQDYARRCPAIRVPNRHPTSSQDGRRAPPPAVMASLCPPVPFLCVLLWVCTALQRVAYISHNSFFCYSCSQEPEPCEVAALADCRCKDITLSALHRPPSPASPVFSMRRLTVWYTSPWNAARLLNNSEVRHLTLMYCGPGSSRERAAPPLEGHFAVQHLERLSVVTFASTDAHGDNHLHLHAMGPPDSPRVQDIYLGREQGAAYQEQARLGVVHTSVLGGGASVKVYTVQTHIDSDGTLPFPELRLPKLPETSVVYVSFVYG, from the exons ATGTTTGAGCCAAACCAAGAACTGGATCCTTCCAAGTTCCCCACCAGGCAGCCAGTCCACAAGTCAGCTAT GCCTGGAGTGGCTCTGCAGGCGTTAGCAGCCAAGTTCAACTGTGAGGTCAGAGCGTCCATCACTGAGGTGTCCCTGGAGGATGTTGACAGAACATCCTTCTTCTGTCATGAGCATGAGCAGCATGCCAAGGAGTCAGATG CAAGACCCAAGCCTTCCATTGCGACTTTGGGCTCCTTGAACGCCCGCCATCGTCTTCCCAATCAGACCACACACCAGGACTATGCCAGAAGATGTCCTGCCATCAGGGTTCCAAACAG GCATCCCACTAGCAGTCAAGATGGCCGccgagccccgccccctgcagtgATGGCGTCCCTGTGCCCGCCTGTGCCCTTCCTGTGCGTCCTGCTGTGGGTGTGCACGGCCTTGCAGCGTGTGGCCTACATCAGCCACAACAGCTTCTTCTGCTACTCCTGCAGCCAGGAGCCGGAGCCCTGCGAGGTGGCGGCGCTCGCCGACTGCCGCTGCAAAGACATCACGCTGTCGGCGCTGCACCGCCCCCCCTCGCCCGCCTCGCCCGTCTTCAGCATGAGGCGCCTGACCGTGTGGTACACGTCGCCCTGGAACGCCGCGCGCCTGCTCAACAACTCGGAGGTGAGGCACCTCACCTTGATGTACTGCGGGCCGGGGTCCTCCAGGGAGAGGGCAGCGCCCCCTTTGGAGGGACACTTTGCTGTGCAGCACCTGGAGAGGCTGAGCGTGGTCACCTTCGCCAGCACCGATGCACACGGCGACAACCACCTCCATTTGCACGCCATGGGGCCCCCCGACTCGCCCCGGGTCCAGGACATCTACCTGGGCAGGGAGCAGGGGGCGGCCTACCAGGAGCAGGCCCGGCTGGGAGTTGTCCACACCTCCGTGCTGGGGGGCGGAGCTTCCGTCAAAGTCTACACCGTCCAGACGCACATCGACAGTGACGGGACGCTGCCTTTCCCGGAGCTCCGCCTCCCCAAACTGCCGGAAACATCCGTCGTCTACGTCAGCTTTGTGTACGGCTAA